TCATCCGGAGGGAGAGAAGATTGTCTTGCTGGTCGGTTCTTTCTCGTCGATTCGCGCCATCGCCGGAAGTAGCCCATATTTTGTTTGGGAGCGTTAGGCGCTGTCCTATTTTTCGAAGTTAGACACGATAGAGACGCCCCAAGAACGATGCTACCTTGAGCTCGGGGTTTCTTATCACGTCTTCCTTAATTGCTTAGCTGCCTTTTGGGATGCTACTTTGGGGGTTTGCAAATCTCACCTGAATTCTCTGCTTGGGGCTGAAATCCGATGAAGAATATCCAAGCCTCTCTGATGGAAGTTCCGCTATCCGTTTCTCACATTTTCAGCAAAACGCACAATGAATTAGCCAAATCGTTTCCCTTTTATTCAAGAAATAATGGACAGCGTTACTTCGAAACAGAGTTCTTCTTTCGAGGGATATTGATGCGTAATTCGTTGTAACTGTTCCAAGAACTACTTACGACCCGTAACACGGAATCCACCACGCTGAAAATATTAGATACACTAGTAATAGTATTGCCAACAACTTTAGTAATGTAGGAAATTTGCGTGATGGAGCGGGTAGGACGCAGCAACACTCGATGCTTACGAATTCTATCTCCGTTGTCTCGGCGACGACGCActctttttcctgtttcttcggaTGCTCCACATTCTGTTGGCGACGATATTCAGCGCGATCCTTGCGCACATTGTTGGCGGCGCACGGCTCTTGACGGCGCACGGCACATGGCGGCGCATGGCTCCGCCCTGGGATCACCGTCTCTGGCAGTGCCTCGGCCTCCAAGTGCAGATAACCACGCAAATACTCAATCCCCTCGTTGTTCAGATACCAGTAGTAATGGCCCCAGACGAATTGCTCCTTCACTAAGCCCTTCGATTTGAGCGATTGCATCGTTTTGATGAGGTGCAGGTTAGGGATACCATCCAGCTCCGGATGCTGCTTGGCGCTCTTCTTTGTCACCATCACTCCATCGCTGAACAGCTTCCGATAAATTGCGATACGGTGCGGTTTCGGCatgaacattttcgaaacgTTACGGCTTTCCTGTTCtcaaagtgaaaattggtgtCGGATAAACTGAAGAGTGCTACCCAAAGAAGTTTTATAATCACTTTTACTTGGTGTCGAATAAGAAATTTACGGAGAACAGCGTGGAAATGGGTGCGTCATCGGCTACTGCGGTTGCAATTGTTCGTATTTCGCATTTctttggaaacaaaacatcgaaaaacatcgccactCGACAGCAAACGTCAAAGTCTGGTTCGAAATGGATCCGTTCCGGAGAGACCGTTAAATACCACGACATAAATGTTTGCATTGAATTTAACAATTATCATTTCAAATAAGTTTAATTCAGTTAGAAAAAAGGCGCTCAACTATTTTTGAAGACCTCTAATAAGTGGTTTCGTTTCTGTTACTGCACACACGGTTCGGTGGGTAAGGAAGTAAAACCCATTTGGAAACCCCaccaaaatcaataaattctCTATCTTTTTTCGAAATCGAGTTTAATAAAAATGCAGCACACAGCAAAGTAGTCCGTACTCCGCCTGTATGTACCTGTCTCTGGAGCTGATGGCGCCAGCGACAAGTTGACAcggaccgcaccgcaccgcagcacTGCAGCATTTTAATCTTCCGTCGGCTACGTTACTGCCCtcgccgatgatgctgcgtgcactgatttgcataattatttattacaagAATAATCCAACCTGATGGAAAACGACATCTCCAATAGTGAGTCCACTTTGAAACAACCCATCCGGTGCCCGGGCTCCGGCTTCGGGATCCGTGGACCGGGCTATCTTTCGTCCGGCGTCCGAGACCGTgcttcgatgatgatggttaaGAAAGTTGGAAATTAAATGATGCCACCGCTGCCCCGCTCCTAGACTCCCGGGGACTCTGCGGGGCGAAACCTTCCACCTCATATGCTACGGGTCTATGCTCCGTCCATCACGCCGAGTGGCCGATACACGCAGGTGAAGAGGTGGTGTCGTGTCGCTTTGAAATTGATGCTTTGTCACGCTTATAAATAGGCATGAGGCCCGGTCCGTCCGGGTCGAGAAGAGTTCAGAAAGGTGACGGCGAGACAAGATGAACGTAAAAAAATGGTACAtccattttatgcaaattaaattaattgaaacgaatGAATCTCCGTAGAGCTGTGGACGTTTACACAGCGCCCGGAGTATGTTGGGCTTGCTCGATGAAGTTTCCAAGGGTTGTGAAGCACCGGAGTCGGAAGCCGACTACGGAAACCGCAAACCACTATTAGTTTAATCTAATTATGCTACTGCAGCGAAACCGCTGTTACGGCGGACTTACAGGATTACAGTTCAGAAGCGAATGATTCGGTTTCAATAAGCTGATCGTCCAACCTGGAGCCGGATACCTCTGCCAGGGTTCTCCGGGTCGAGATCACGCACGGGGCGCATCCCTATTCTATGCAATCCGCTACATATCTATGATAATGATAAATAGTAAACGTTACGCGTGATGAGAGCGGCGGAAGCCGCCAGACGTACGCCAGTTTAATGACACCATCACTCTTAATGGCCATACTTGACATGCATTGACTTTGCGCGGGTCCGGCGGACCGACATCCGGGGGTACTTAGCCCCGGTACTGCTGCATGTGAAAttgcgccgtggccaccagccGATCCCGCCAGTCCACTTTGATGTCACTTGACGCCTTTGAAGCCGTCACAGTCGGCCTTTACGGTGGGGTCATTCCGTGGGATAATTAGAAACACGAACCACGGATCCTCCGCTAACCTCTTAATTATGCGCGCTCGTCTTCTGGCGCACGCTCCTCATAATTGGCAGGTTATCCTAGGCGCGATGGAGCATGCTACACCTTGGCGTACCGGGGGTCCACGATGGACAACAGGTTGCAGCACAGACCCGGCTTAGGCTCAGGTTGTGATGTAAAATGGTGTCAATACGATGTTAACGGATATTGCTAATGGTTCAGCCGTGAGGTGCCGTGCAAGTAGTTCGCTTCCGTGGACGGGTTTAGAAAGGCCTCGGACGGCCTTTCTTCTTCCCGTTGGCCTTTTGGAAAGTACCAAAACCATACTTTTTATTAGATTGGACCGAATCGGACTCGAAGCAAAAGGCTTAGGCTCATTATAACAGAACGAGACAAAATTAGCAAATCTTAGAAGGTGAAATTTTAGATAgtaattttacaatttttcgatgttttttgtttcaattattacCAAGAATGAAACGGCAGTCATCAAAGTGGACCATGCGGTGGTTGGCGAAGTAATTTGCAAACTTTGCccgatgaaaaatgtgaacGGGTATCAACGTTTCCGGCGCTGACGGGCGGCTTTTCAATCATCCTCGGAGCCTTCTAGGACCTCCCAGCAGCAGTGACGGATTTATTCACCGAGAAATGCCGAGCTTTCAGAACGACGTCCTGTGGACCGTGATCGATTAGCCTCGGCAACGTTACCGGCTCGCCGACGAATGGGTCTCGGTTTGTCAGGACGATTTAATTAACCGATTGCATGCTGGCTTACTTCGTCCGGCCAAAGGGCGGCCGTTTTAGGGCGAATATTCATTTCCTGCCCGTTTGTGGCCAGGCCAAGATTGGGCACCGTGCCGTGATTCCTTTTTCGCGTGCGACCAGAAAGCCAATTGTTTACACTGCTAAATGCCacaaatttaaacaacttGCCGTGAGTGCGTGACGATAAAGAGGCAGCTTTTTGCATGTTTGATGCGCATAAGACGCGATGTGCAAACAAGCCGAAGGCAATACGGCCATGCGCTtatgaatttaatttcacagTCCTGCCCACAGTCCTATGCCGTCATTAGGCATTACTACAAAACTGgtgaaatttttcatttccttgcTCAGTGGCCCCGTCGTCCCCGGGGACGTCTTAATGTTCTGCAAACACGGGATTTAATTGTCAGtttgataaaagaaaaacgaaataaatacgTCAGCCGTCCGAGTATGCGGCGAATCTCCAAGACGACGTCTTGACTTGACTCGCTGAGCAATATAATTACGGCTAACAATGGTGGATTACTTCTGATGCgggttcggtggaaaatggccaacagaTAACGGACGATGGGTGGCGCGCGGTCACAGATTCCATTCGTCTTACATTTTATTACCTTCATTACACGATGAAAAGTGCCTTCTGGTGTTTGGGCAGCGCTCGGAATTATTCCGATTGCACGTCGGGGCTACGTGCTCCACTGAAGGACGAAACCAGTGACTCTGAGCGTAGTTACTGTGAAAAGCTTCCACAAGGGTCCGGGGGTCCTGTTGTCGCGAAGTGAATGTCGCGTTCGCGAGTACCGAGGAAAATTCACAGCTCCATTCCGCATTTCTGGCTGAGACTTCTCCGCGAACCGCTTTCCAGCGGTCCAGATGGCAAATGGACTCCTAAAGAGGATGGTATTTTCCAATTGAAAATGCAGCTTTGCTTGCAGCACAGGAAAATATTTAGTTATTGTAATAACCATTTCGTTCGATGGAGGGCCGCGCACTCGGAACGGTCGGATCAGATTCATATTTGATTCGCTGAATGAAGAGGAATCggaaacaaatatatttttaattattgcaTTCCTATCTGCCATCagagtggagaaaaaaatccgtGACTCAAACGAACCAGAAGGGTCGGCTAGTAAAATATAGTATACCAAGTAAAGAAAGTATACCAGTTGAAGGAAGGGAAAGAACGATGAACACTGGAACCACATCAAAATGTCGTAGACCGGCTGGCTACCGGTGCATTACCGGTGAAAAGGGACACATTTCCATTTCGGAAAAGTCACATTTATTAACCCAACCATGCTTTTCCATGCTGCTCATGGAAATTCCATGCTGGGCGTCCAGAGTGAGTTCGTAACGTGCTTTTTGCTTACAGCCGGTAAAAATCCTAGATAGAAATCGTGAACCAAAAGATGTTGATGTCAAGATGGCAATTTATCGTCGGCACACCCCACCAAACATCAACCCATCGTCCCTTCCATCGCCAAAGCTAGGGCAAAACTTTTATTTCCccagtttttttattttctttttaatcttTTTGTTACCAAACTCCTGTTGCGAAACTTTCAATCTTGCATATTTATGAGCATCCCCGGCACTCGATTGAAATATGCATAAGACAAACTGCTGGTGCTCTCTAGTCGCTTTCTTCTGCTGATGGTGCACGTGATTCGACGAGCTGGCTATTGGCGCGACGTTGAAACGCGGA
The nucleotide sequence above comes from Anopheles bellator chromosome 1, idAnoBellAS_SP24_06.2, whole genome shotgun sequence. Encoded proteins:
- the LOC131206643 gene encoding small ribosomal subunit protein eS10B-like, which gives rise to MFMPKPHRIAIYRKLFSDGVMVTKKSAKQHPELDGIPNLHLIKTMQSLKSKGLVKEQFVWGHYYWYLNNEGIEYLRGYLHLEAEALPETVIPGRSHAPPCAVRRQEPCAANNVRKDRAEYRRQQNVEHPKKQEKECVVAETTEIEFDSA